From one Pagrus major chromosome 21, Pma_NU_1.0 genomic stretch:
- the LOC141017073 gene encoding cyclic AMP-responsive element-binding protein 3-like protein 3-A, whose product MDLTDLLLRNSDETPFSHSNQPWNITIHDTLSPERSTADDFLDALLGGSTSSSAATSPLWSPCTTDSGINEDPPTDPTERRHPAYCTAFPAFDTKSFPQPPPLENHPQPDEEKPYVSIDLGWDSSDLQEQFGIAYYLTTKQTSPLSSAQTLTVKDLLLSNLGQTAKQSPQHSRQELVLNEDEKKLLAKEGVNLPSKLPLSKFEERVLKKIRRKIRNKNSAQESRKKRREYVDSLEGRMSACSTNNLELQRKIQQLEETNSALLEQLSRLQALLPNSSGKTTHRGTCILVLLLSFSLLISSNLQPEPYSQLSQAEYTQTKVPSRSLLSLDEVQDVPPRPFFSTGYEDLCSLMKKL is encoded by the exons ATGGACCTCACTGACCTCCTGCTCAGGAACTCAGATGAAACCCCCTTTTCTCACAGCAACCAGCCGTGGAACATCACGATTCATGAC ACCCTAAGCCCTGAGAGAAGTACTGCCGACGACTTCCTGGACGCCCTGCTGGGTGGGAGCACCTCCTCCTCGGCTGCGACGTCTCCCCTGTGGTCGCCCTGCACCACCGACAGCGGCATCAACGAGGACCCGCCGACAGATCCCACAGAGAGACGCCACCCAGCCTACTGCACTGCTTTTCCAGCCTTTGACACAAAGTCTTTCCCTCAGCCTCCGCCCCTGGAGAATCATCCACAGCCAGATGAAGAGAAACCTTACGTTTCCATAGATCTCG GCTGGGACTCCTCCGATCTCCAAGAGCAGTTTGGCATCGCATACTACCTCACTACGAAGCAGACgtcccctctgtcctctgctcaGACTCTCACAGTGAAGGACCTGCTGCTATCCAACCTCGGACAGACG GCCAAGCAGAGCCCCCAGCATTCCCGGCAGGAGCTTGTACTTAATGAGGATGAGAAGAAACTTCTGGCTAAAGAAGGGGTGAACTTACCCAGCAAACTGCCTCTGTCAAAG TTTGAAGAAAGGGTTTTGAAGAAGATCCGGCGGAAAATTCGCAACAAGAACTCGGCTCAAGAAAGTcggaagaagaggagggaatACGTTGATAGTCTGGAGGGAAG GATGTCTGCATGTAGCACGAACAACCTCGAGCTGCAGAGAAAGatccagcagctggaggagaccaACAG CGCTCTGTTGGAGCAGCTGAGCCGGCTTCAGGCTCTCCTTCCTAACAGCTCTGGCAAAACAACACACAGGGGGACCTGCATCCTG GTTttgctcctctccttctctctgctcaTTTCCTCAAATCTTCAGCCAGAACCTTACAGCCAACTCAGCCAGGCGGAGTACACGCAGACCAAAG TGCCGTCGCGCTCCCTGCTCTCGCTGGATGAAGTGCAAGACGTCCCCCCTCGTCCCTTCTTCTCCACGGGATACGAGGACCTGTGCAGCCTGATGAAGAAGCTCTGA